The following DNA comes from Chryseobacterium gallinarum.
CTGCCTTGGATGCCCATTGTTTAAGCTCATCATTGGCCTTGGTATGATCTTTTACCATCATCTGGCCTAATGCTTTTACGGCCGGATTAGAAGCATTGGTTTCTGCAAGCTGTCCCATCATGACTTCCATGATCCCTCCTTTTGCTGCAGCATCGGCAAACTTTTTATCTTGTTCACTAAGGGAAACCGTTGTAGCTGTATTAGTAGCTGCACTATCGGCTGGTTTGATCGAGTCCTTATCGGTAATTGCAGGACTTACTGTCTGAGTGTCTGTCGACTGGTAGCCAGCCGTACTTTCATTTTTTTTGCAGCCAACCATAAGCATTGTTGCTGCAAAAACTGTTAAAATGGAATTTCTCATAATACTATTTTTATGTGGTAAGTGTTCGTTATTGTAAATGCATTTAAAATAAAATTTATTTATCAATGCAGTACATTTTACCTATTGTAACACCATTTTAAAACATCAATTATTATGGTTTACAAAATCCAATGTAACGATTTTGAATACAAATTTCAGACCAGCTACACAATACATGCCTTCACGTTGATCTGAAAATAAGCTGCTTACGCGATACTGTGCCTGCTCTTTCACAAAATACTTTCCTTCAGAATAATGAAGGGAGATATTCAGAGTGCTTTAAAATGATCAGGTCTTCTTACTACAAATTTCTTTGTTGTACCTGATACTGCCTCTTATGATGCATTAGTTTACCGTTAAATTAATTTTTTGAACAAACTCATTCCACTCTTTATTCAGATAATCAACAGATTTCTTTTTTTCCCCATCATTGAGCGAAGAATAATTTATTGAATTGAAAACCAGTTTTTTCAGGGCCTTCACATCAAGCTCCCAATATACAAAAGCCATCCAGAAGTCGTAACTCAGGCCTTCATACCCATAAACACCCGGATCATCACTATTGATAGAACACTGTATGCCGTTGCTTAATAAAACCCTTGCCGGATGGTTCCTTAAATCACTGACATAGCCCAGGATCTGGTTGCTGATCGGACTTACTTCAACCAATTTTCCCTGCTTCCGGATACGCTCCATGGTTTTTGGAAAATAAATCAGGTTCAGGCCATGTCCGATTCTTTGGTTATCCAACAATGAAATATCCACCACATTTTTATTAAAGACAGAGTTGCTTTCACCGGCATGAAGGAAAAGAGGAAGCTCTATCCCATATTTTTTATTAAGCTCATTCAGCTTTGCCCAATTGTTCCGGAAAGAATTGATACTATGCCCGGCCGCTTCATCAGCAACAAGATCAAAACCTGAAATCATGTCCGGGAATTCTTTTTTAAGTTGAAAAGCCATTTCGAGTTGTTTATCAATCGCTGCCGGATCCAGGAATTTAAAGCTGGAGTAAATTAACTTCAGACTGAACCGGGGATTAGACCTACGGACTTCTTTAACAATCTCCTGCAAATCGGTGACGGAAGTCTTTACGGGATATTTTCCATGCTGAAAATCGTAAAGTTCATCAAAGATAAACCTGATTTCCACGTGCTGTACTTTATCTTTGGCTAAATCCTGAAATCCTTTTATATAATATTCTTTAAAAAACGGACGGTAAGGCAATAACAAGCTGATTCTTTTAAAGCGTTTTTCAAATTCAATCCAATAATTGTTATAATTGCAAAGATTATCCCGTTTCAGAATAACAAGCTCTTGTAATTCCTTCTCAAAGTGAGCATCTGAAGTTAATTTTTTATCGAGGTTTACAAACCCTTCCGGCACTTTCCCGCTTTCAAAAAAAGCCAGCTGCCCAAAAATAAACCGGTCATTGTCTTTCTGATCATAAACGTAGCATTCTTTGTATTTCCTTGCCGTTGCAATTACCCATTTTACATCGGTTACTCCCCCACTATGGGTATGCAGCAAACCTCCTTTGGGCATGTCCTGGATAATCTTAAACAGTGTACTACTTTCTATTAACGGTTTTATTTCATTAAAAGAAAGATTATATAAAGGGATTTTTTGTTTTTCTGTTTCGCCAAGGAATTGTTTTCTTAACCGGAACAGTTTTTTATCTAATGTAAGTTCAGACTCAGATAAACGGATGTCAGCATCAAATGCCAATGCTTCATTCTCCTTCTCTGAGACCACCCAGTTTTGCTGGTAAACGGAATTTTCAGTCTCTTTATTCTGCGCTCCCAAAAGAGGACCTAAAAGCAGAGCGTAAGTAAAATATTTTCTCATCATAATAGTAGGATTCACGTTGCACATGGTGATATGTATCACTTTGAATAAAGAAAGGTGCAACTCACAATAATCTTCAAAAATATAATTATTTTTTCTGGTAAAAAGAATTTCAATCCTAAAAACCAACAACAATGGCTAAAATAAAAGCTATCTCATAGGGAGACAGCTCTATTGCATTATCAATTTTTATCCCCAATAATCAGGGTTTCCAAAAAGTCCAAACCGTTCCGTTAAAAACAGCAAGCTGATGGGTGGCTGTATCATAAGCCATCATTCCGGCTGCAGGATTGATAATATTCAGATGCGGGGTATCCATTTTGGGGAGGATCATCGCTTTATCCTGGTCTGCCAGAACGAGAATACCGGCGGTGGTATCTGTATTTCCATTGCCTCCGATAACTATTTTAGCTCCCGCTAATTCTGTTTTAGAATTTTGTAAAACAGTATTAACGGTTCCTGTAGTATCTATGCTTAAATCTTTCCAGGTACCGGCCTGACGGTATTTTACTTTTTTATCTGAAACATCATAAATAAATGTACCATCTACAGCTCCTATCGCAGAAGCAGCAGAAGTAATCCAGGGAAGAATAAGCCCCCGGCTACCATTGGAGAACTCAAGAGACACCGAGGAATTGCTTATCGAATCTTTACCAATCGCAACTTGTGCAAAATATTGGTTAAGAAGGAATAATGACAGTATTGTAATTGTTTTTTTCATTTCAAATAATTTAAATCAGAGCTATTAAAATAAATAAGACCTTATTATTAATCCGGACAGGTTTGAATATTAATGCAATGCCACCCGAAACTCGTACCGTTATCTTTAGTAGTATAAATTTTCAGGCAATTGTTTGTAGCATCATAAACGGTCATTCCTTCAACAAAATTTAAAGGAGAAATTCCAACAGGATTACCAGACGTATCAAAAGGTACCCTGTTTAAAACAAATCCTTTAGTTTTGGCTTCCAAAGCCAGCCAGCCTCCTTTTCTTACCATCGGCCAGTTGTCTGTATTCCCACTTCCGGCCCTTCCCAAAACGGTTATTCCCAACTTTGTATCAAGGGCAGCTCCTCCTGTGATACCAGGCTTATAGCAACTGCTGCATGCATTGATATTTTGAGAGCTTCCTATCCCCTGTCCCTGGTCTCCTCCGCTATCAGCAGCTCCTCCGGCATTAACAAGAAGCGGAATCCCTTGTGAGTCGACACACGAAGCATTGGCACAGATATTCTTATCAGGCGCAATAGAACCGGGTCCTACTGTTGCGGTTCCTCCTGCATCCACCAATTGTGCCACCGTAACATTTTCATCTCCTTCCCATGCATCCACACAACCATCATTATCAGAATCAAGGTCCAGATGATTGGGAATACCGTCACCGTCATAGTCACAAGGCAACGGTAAAGTGGCTCCAAAAGTAAAATTGGCCCAGTTTTCTGCTACCGTATAATTAAAGGAAACACTGGTATGCACTCCGGGAATCCTGAGAATAACATAGCCTTCCCGCCCGGTTATCTGGGTAGGGGAATTTACAATTAAAGTATTTCCTGCAGAAGCCCATATAATCTCTATAGGTTTATCAAATATAATAGGTACAGACAGAACCCCGCTCCCAATCGATGAAAAAACCAATACTGGATCTGTCATCGGTGAGGCAAACGTTAATGTGTTGGTGGTAGCCTGTGTATTTTTAATCGTGGGGTTATTATTAGGCACACCATACGAAGCGGGAAAATTACCATAACCAAAAACATTTCCGGTTGAGCCCAGTGGCTGGCTTGATGTGTAGGTATAACCGACGCCGTTGATTGTTCCTGTAGCAATATTATTATCTATGGCAGAAAACGTAACAGGCCCTGTCCAATAAAACTGTCCGGGACATTCCAATGCATCAGGAATACCATCATTGTCATCATCCCTGTCATCATCATCTGCTATTCCATCTCCATCGGTATCTGTTAACCTGGCCGTTATTAAAGAAGAATTATTAGCAGCTAATTCCGGTTTAGTATTTACAGACTGGGAAAAAAGCAGGGAATACAATAACAATCCGAGGATTGTTAAATTTTTTTTATTCATGTTCAAATATATTTTTAGAGGGTTATTAAGCTTGTAATAAATTGTTTATTGAGGGAAACTCCTGCGTGTACGCAAGTAACGATGTGCCTTATATTATGTTCCGAGCCCTATATTTACTGTACTGCCATTCAGCTGATTAATGAAATAAGAAGGCGTCACCCCCTTTTCTTTTTTAAAAGCAATGACAAAAACCTGGGGTGAAGCATATCCGCATTCTTCTGCCAGATAGCTTATTTTATATTCTCTGTATTTGGGATTATTGTATAATTGATGAACAATATAATTGATTCTTAAACTATTGATATAGGTATTAAAATTCCGGGATTTATGTTCTCTGATGATCTCTGACAGGTATTTGGGATTGGTATTGAGAAAATGGGACAAATACGCAATATTGATACCTTTCTTAAGGAATTTGTCTGAGTTCTCAAATGCCGCCAGCTTCTTTAAAAGTTTTTTTTCCGTTTCAGAAGAAATATTGGAAATACCCTGATCCTTATTACCATCAACCTCATCGGGCTGATTCTTTTCACGGTTAAGGCCATTGATCAGCTCATCATATTTTTTACGGTATTCATATTCTTTTTTTCTGTTATACTTCCATGCTATGGCAATGATCAGCAATATAATCCCTAAAGCTGTCAAAGCAATAATAAGCCGGTTCTCGTTATATGCATCTCTAAAAGTTTTTATTTTTTTCCTGGATTGATTGATCACCGTGACTTTCTGTGCATTTTTAATACTGTCGTTCAAACCGGTATATAATTTCAGGTATTTAAGCTCCTGCGTTGAATTTCCCAGCGCATTATAGGCATCTTTAATCCCTTCATAAGCTGCCAGCCTTTCTTCCGGTTTCTTCTTTATCCTTTCCAGTTCCAAAACTTTTTTTGAGAATTCTATGCTTTTCTCATACTCCTTTTTTTTATAATAAAATGCGCTTACAGATTCATATACCTCAATATCACATAGCTTGAAATACTGCGGGTGTGTTACCGAATATGCCAGTGCTTTCCGGAAGTAAGATTCTGCAAGATCTACTCTGGGCTTTTCAGGATGAAAGGCATAAGCAATTCCCATATTCATCAGCTGAAATATCTCAAGATAATAATACCTGACCTTCTGATAATCTGTCAGACCAGCCAAAGGTGTTGCCTCAATGGCATCAAGGCTTTTTCTGGTATAATACAGCATGGAATCTTTAGCTCCTGTCCTCGAATATATCCCGGCAAGAAGCATATAGGAATTGGAGAAATAAATATTCCTGTTGGCCTTATTACCAATTTTTTCTCCATATTCTTTTTTTTCCAGAATAGTTTTAGCTTCAGGATATAATCCGAGCTCTATTGCTACACATGCCCTGTTAAGTTGAATAAGGCTTAGCGAATAGTTATCATTTTCAGCGTAAGCCAAAGATTCTGCTTCATCGCCGTACTTTTCCGAAAGGGTATAATTTCCTCTTCGCAACGCGTTCCGTTGTAAAAGAACCAGCCCTCTGATTTCTCCCGGCTTGAAATTGATTTTTTTTGATTGGTCAACTACCTTGCGGATATCATCCATATTGGTGATCCGGCCGACATCATTGTATTCAATTTTATCATATTGCCCCATAATCAGCTTTTCTTCATTCTTCAGATTCGAAGTCTGAGCAGGAAATTGATAGAAAGTAAATATTGACAATAATAAAGATATCAGGGAAAAACTTTTGATCATCAGAAGTCAATTCATTATGATGTTAAAATTAAAAAAAATTCCTTAAAAATTCTTAATTTAATGAAATAATTACTGAAATTATTCACTAAGCAATTAAACACATTACACTGATTAACAATTACTAGTAACAATTTTATAAAAATATCAGCGAGTTTATTTCTCGCCCAACTATGATGGCATAAATTCAATAATCTTTCCCTGTTTTTGTTGTTATAAGTACCCGCCACAAAATAAATTTGCCCAATAGATAATAATCAAAACAGAAAAATAATCCGGAAACACCGGTTTTATAAGTCAGGTTTTTTTATAAGTCATGGTAAAATAATACCATGGCTTTTTTTATCAGGAAACTGGAATTCCGGACTGCTGTATCCGAAGTTATTTTATACTTTAGAGCAGGCTGAAGTCCATTCTATTGAGGTTATAAAATAAACAAAAAGTCTACAAAAACAATAGACTTGTATTGTTAATTTTAATTCACAGTACAGAATTTAATTTTGTTAATAATTATCAGCACTTCAAACAAAACATCAAAATATTGATTATCAAACGAATAATAACAAAGAATAGTTTCAACAATAATTAACCTACTAATTTAGTAGACTAATATGATTTATCTCATATCCCTT
Coding sequences within:
- a CDS encoding amidohydrolase family protein, coding for MMRKYFTYALLLGPLLGAQNKETENSVYQQNWVVSEKENEALAFDADIRLSESELTLDKKLFRLRKQFLGETEKQKIPLYNLSFNEIKPLIESSTLFKIIQDMPKGGLLHTHSGGVTDVKWVIATARKYKECYVYDQKDNDRFIFGQLAFFESGKVPEGFVNLDKKLTSDAHFEKELQELVILKRDNLCNYNNYWIEFEKRFKRISLLLPYRPFFKEYYIKGFQDLAKDKVQHVEIRFIFDELYDFQHGKYPVKTSVTDLQEIVKEVRRSNPRFSLKLIYSSFKFLDPAAIDKQLEMAFQLKKEFPDMISGFDLVADEAAGHSINSFRNNWAKLNELNKKYGIELPLFLHAGESNSVFNKNVVDISLLDNQRIGHGLNLIYFPKTMERIRKQGKLVEVSPISNQILGYVSDLRNHPARVLLSNGIQCSINSDDPGVYGYEGLSYDFWMAFVYWELDVKALKKLVFNSINYSSLNDGEKKKSVDYLNKEWNEFVQKINLTVN
- a CDS encoding helix-turn-helix domain-containing protein, yielding MIKSFSLISLLLSIFTFYQFPAQTSNLKNEEKLIMGQYDKIEYNDVGRITNMDDIRKVVDQSKKINFKPGEIRGLVLLQRNALRRGNYTLSEKYGDEAESLAYAENDNYSLSLIQLNRACVAIELGLYPEAKTILEKKEYGEKIGNKANRNIYFSNSYMLLAGIYSRTGAKDSMLYYTRKSLDAIEATPLAGLTDYQKVRYYYLEIFQLMNMGIAYAFHPEKPRVDLAESYFRKALAYSVTHPQYFKLCDIEVYESVSAFYYKKKEYEKSIEFSKKVLELERIKKKPEERLAAYEGIKDAYNALGNSTQELKYLKLYTGLNDSIKNAQKVTVINQSRKKIKTFRDAYNENRLIIALTALGIILLIIAIAWKYNRKKEYEYRKKYDELINGLNREKNQPDEVDGNKDQGISNISSETEKKLLKKLAAFENSDKFLKKGINIAYLSHFLNTNPKYLSEIIREHKSRNFNTYINSLRINYIVHQLYNNPKYREYKISYLAEECGYASPQVFVIAFKKEKGVTPSYFINQLNGSTVNIGLGT
- a CDS encoding DUF4142 domain-containing protein — translated: MRNSILTVFAATMLMVGCKKNESTAGYQSTDTQTVSPAITDKDSIKPADSAATNTATTVSLSEQDKKFADAAAKGGIMEVMMGQLAETNASNPAVKALGQMMVKDHTKANDELKQWASKAGYTLPSGLDADKQKKYDELKTKKGTEFDRKYTELMVDDHKKDIEEFKKQSADGTETSLKSFASNTLPTLEHHLKESEKAKAAVK